A window of the Cryptococcus depauperatus CBS 7841 chromosome 5, complete sequence genome harbors these coding sequences:
- a CDS encoding pyridoxal biosynthesis protein PDX1: MSSVEPTIVHSSQPACNGTPSVNTGAGTSTPSLGPRSGAPGSSAGGSFGVKSGLAQMLKGGVIMDVMNVEQAKIAEAAGACAVMALERIPANIRRDGGVARMSDPGMIKEIIDAVSIPVMAKCRIGHFVEAKILEVSGVDYVDESEVLTPADDQHHINKHNFKVPFVCGCKNLGEALRRISEGAAMIRTKGEAGTGDVVEAVRHQRAVMSDIRKAASMTDEELYAFAKELQAPYHLLKETARLKRLPVVSFAAGGVATPADAALMMQLGCDGVFVGSGIFLSGDPAKRARAIVQAVTHYNNPSILAEVSTDLGEAMVGISTAQEGKNIQGGRLAGRGN, translated from the exons atgtcttctgTAGAGCCCACTATTGTCCATTCCTCTCAACCAGCTTGTAATGGCACACCCTCTGTCAACACTGGCGCTGGTACGTCCACTCCCTCGCTGGGCCCTAGGTCTGGTGCTCCTGGTAGTAGCGCCGGGGGAAGTTTTGGCGTCAAATCTGGTCTCGCTCAAATGCTCAAGGGAGG CGTTATCATGGATGTGATGAATGTTGAGCAGGCCAAGATCGCTGAAGCTGCTGGAGCTTGTGCTGTTATGGCTCTCG aGAGAATTCCTGCGAACATTCGTCGAGATGGAGGTGTTGCTCGCATG TCTGACCCTGGTATGATCAAGGAGATCATTGACGCTGTTTCTATTCCCGTCATGGCCAAATGCCGAATAGGTCATTTTGTC GAAGCAAAAATTCTTGAAGTTTCCGGCGTGGACTATGTCGAT GAGTCCGAAGTCCTTACTCCTGCTGACGACCAACATCACATTAATAAGCACAATTTCAAAGTCCCCTTTGTCTGTGGTTGTAAGAATCTCGGCGAAGCCCTTCGCCGTATCTCGGAAGGCGCTGCCATGATTCGCACCAAGGGCGAAGCAGGTACTGGCGATGTGGTGGAGGCTGTTCGCCACCAGCGGGCTGTTATGAGCGATATTCGTAAAGCTGCTTCCATGACTGATGAGGAACTTTATGCTTTTGCCAAGGAACTTCAGGCACCTTATCATTTGTTGAAGGAGACTGCTAGACTCAAAAGGTTACCTGTTGTCTC CTTTGCTGCTGGTGGTGTCGCTACGCCTGCCGATGCCGCATTGATGATGCAGCTTGGTTGTGACGGTGTCTTTGTCGGTTCAGGCATTT TCTTGTCGGGCGATCCTGCCAAAAGAGCTCGAGCTATTGTTCAAGCCGTCACCCATTACAACAATCCGTCTATTCTTGCAGAAGTGTCAACCGACCTCGGAGAAGCCATGGTTGGCATCTCTACAGCTCAAGAGGGCAAAAATATTCAAGGGGGTCGACTTGCTGGTCGAGGCAACTAG